One Puntigrus tetrazona isolate hp1 chromosome 25, ASM1883169v1, whole genome shotgun sequence genomic window, ACTCCCCAGCAGGGGGCGCACACACTccattgaattattaaaaaccCATTAAACCTGCTGAAATTATACCCGTTTAACCTTCTTAAATAATAGtgcttaaataataaatatttttttatcctttcTCCAAACTATTGTTTTGCCACTGACGGATCAAAGTTTACTTTTAAACATACCGGTCCGTTTAAACACGCGTGTTCCTGTCGCTAAGGGTGGTCGTCAAGGATGGAAACAGACCTTTTAGCGTGACACCGCCATCTACCAATCAGCACCCGGGACCGGGTTTATAAACAGAGACCAGACCAAAGCAAGCGGTCAAACAGAAGCCGAGCGATGCACAAATCCTACCAGCCCCTGAAACCGGCGAGCAACAGATACCTGCAGCAGAGATGGGACCAGAGCCGCTACGAGGACCACCGCAGCAAGGTCAGGGTCCGAGGAGACATCCGggcttcagcgtcacgtgatgcTGCTTCGGCGCGTGAACGTTCAGTTTTGGAGGAGCGGGGCGAATAAGTAAAGACGTTTGCAATGTTTCCAGAGATGAGAACTTTCTGTACAAtccttaaaaactaaaactcagcgtcgatgataatcagaaatattgctattattatgagcgctgaaggatcacgtgacgctgaagaccggaggaatgatgctgaaaattcagcagcgcttcacagaaataaattctacTGTAACATATGTTCAGGTAGAAAGCggttatttaaaattagaataatatttcacattttttaaacggTAAATCGTCCTCGAtcagcagaagagacttcttttaaagcGTAAATGTTGTTGTTCCTGCTTTTAAACTTAGACTCTCGAGTGACCTTCTGCCTGTATTTAACTTTCTTTACTCAGGTGCGAGAAGCCAAGCCGGTGGTGAGCACCAAAGGCATCCAGACGCCTGCACACATCCAGCAGAAGCTGAAGAAAGTCCAGGTGACGCGCTGCGCTTCTGCTTCGCCGCggctgaaaaaatgaaaaatgtaaaaatgagccTGCGTCGCTTTCAGGTGCAGGAGGAGAGGATGCTCGTCGTCGAGAGAGACAACCACCTCCTGGCGTCCAAACTGGCGGCGATCTCTCGCTCCAAAGGCCTCGTGGACCACAGGAACCATTACCCGgagtgcaggtgtgtgtgtgtgtgtgtgtgtgtgactggtCAGGAGCTGTGTGTTTCTGGTGTCTCGTGTCATCCGCGGATCTCAAGCTGATGGGATGAATCATTCATGCTGGGCTGTTGACGAAGCCTTTATGAATTATTCAGAGACACATAATCTATTGTCCATCAAACCCGAGGGATCTGTCGAGTGGAGGCTTACGGCCGGAGCTGGTAGTTTTTGCGCGGTATGATGGAAGGACCGGAGAAAGCTTTGAGTTCAGTTCAATGCTCAGCTCCTTCAGAATGTGTAAAAAAACGATATCTTTAGGTTTTAGTAATATGGTGTTATTTAATaccattaatataatatacaacattttaaagtagaTTTCATTTGGTTTACATCTTCTGCTTATAGTTTCTTGTCTCCATTTTAGTTAAAAGTTATAGcaattttgctgtgtttttgtgatttttttttttttattttttccagttatttaatttttttaaagactatgtaatatttttaaattaaaaacattttgagtaatttttgattttatagtttttattatttagaatattttaattgtgaatcagttttgatattttcttttaatttattatatatatatatatatgtgtgtgtgtatatatatatgtgtgtgtatatatatatatatatatttatgatatgtatatatagtatatatatatatatatatatatgtatatatgtatgtgtatatatatatatatatatgatatatatatatgtgtatatctatatatatatatatatatatatatgtgtatatatatatatatatatatatatatatatgtatgtatgtatatatatatatatatatatatatatatatgtatatatatatgtatgtatatatatatatgttatatatatgtatgtatatatatatatatgtatatgtatatatatatatatgtatatatatatatatatatgtatatatatatatatatatatatatatatatatatatatatatatatgtatgtatatatatatatatatatgtatatatatatatatatatatatatatatatatatatatatatgtgtgtatatatatatatatatgtatgtatatatatatatatgtatatatatatatatatatatatatatatgtatatatatatatatatatatgtatatatatatatatatatatatatatatatatatatatatatatatatatatatatatatatatatatatatgtatgtatatatatatgtgtatatatatatatatatgtatgtatatatatatgtatatgtatgtatatatatatatatatatatatatgtatgtatgtatatatatatatatgtatatatatatatatatatatatgtatatgtatgtatatatacatatatatatgtatatgtgtatatatacacacacacacatatatatatatatatatatatatatatatatatatatatatatatatatatgtgtgtgtgtatatatatatatgtacatatatatatatatagagatatatatatatatatatatatatatatatatatatatat contains:
- the si:ch211-284k5.2 gene encoding uncharacterized protein si:ch211-284k5.2 isoform X2, which translates into the protein MMLKIQQRFTEINSTVTYVQVREAKPVVSTKGIQTPAHIQQKLKKVQVQEERMLVVERDNHLLASKLAAISRSKGLVDHRNHYPECSLNAEKRREKLLQVSHENQAIYQRITTQKSSYRRELWEEDWEEVERRRDDIARYPRGVREKQKSRKCVKFSGGTSSGGETQHTPVQ
- the si:ch211-284k5.2 gene encoding uncharacterized protein CFAP97D2 isoform X1; this encodes MHKSYQPLKPASNRYLQQRWDQSRYEDHRSKVREAKPVVSTKGIQTPAHIQQKLKKVQVQEERMLVVERDNHLLASKLAAISRSKGLVDHRNHYPECSLNAEKRREKLLQVSHENQAIYQRITTQKSSYRRELWEEDWEEVERRRDDIARYPRGVREKQKSRKCVKFSGGTSSGGETQHTPVQ